The Alteribacter populi genomic sequence AGAGACCGGTTTTCTGAAAAAGAAATTCCATTCATGTCGATTACCTCCTTAAAATAGATTAAGAGAGTTATTTTTTCATCACATTTTCAAATAGCCATTCATGATCTGGATCATTGCGAAACTTCCATGTTCGAACAGGTCCTGCCATTACATTTAAATAATACGAACGATAACCTGGAATGGCAGAAACCGGATGATACCCTTCTGGAACTAGTACAACATTTCGATGTTCAACAGCCATTGGCTCATCTAAAGTGCGATCATCATTATATACGCGTTGGAAAACAAATCCACTACTTGGATTAATTTCATGATAATAGGTTTCCTCTAAATATGACTCTTCATCTAAATTATTTTGATCATGCTTATGAGGAGGGTAACTTGAAGTATTTCCTTCTGGGGTAAATACCTCAACTACTAATAAACTATCTGCCAGCTCCTGCTCGGGAAGAATGTTATGAACCTTTCTTTCCATCTTTCCGTGTCCACGATCTTCAACCCCTACTTTTGCAGGTGGTATCAAACGAGCTTCGTATGTCCCTATCCCTGGAGCCAAACATACCGCCAACTCCACATCTGTTAATGCTTTAACTTCATATTGATCATGATTGGGTACATAAACTGAATAGGGGGGTACACCTTCGAATATACTCATTCTTTCCCCAATATTCGGAAAAGTTTTTTCCGAGGTATGTACATCAGCCTTCCCACTTAATAAAACAAGACACGCTTCCTTATCGTTTGTTTTACGAGTAAGCTCTTCTCCCTTTTTTAAGGAGTAAACTTCAAATCCAACGTATTCCCACCCAGCTGATTCAGGAGTGACCTCAATAATATTCCCGTCTTCCTTGCGACCGTGTGGTTTAATTAGTAAGTTAGTCATTTGCTTTCCTCCTTTTATTTGCTTAAAGCTTTACCG encodes the following:
- the iolB gene encoding 5-deoxy-glucuronate isomerase — translated: MTNLLIKPHGRKEDGNIIEVTPESAGWEYVGFEVYSLKKGEELTRKTNDKEACLVLLSGKADVHTSEKTFPNIGERMSIFEGVPPYSVYVPNHDQYEVKALTDVELAVCLAPGIGTYEARLIPPAKVGVEDRGHGKMERKVHNILPEQELADSLLVVEVFTPEGNTSSYPPHKHDQNNLDEESYLEETYYHEINPSSGFVFQRVYNDDRTLDEPMAVEHRNVVLVPEGYHPVSAIPGYRSYYLNVMAGPVRTWKFRNDPDHEWLFENVMKK